In Puntigrus tetrazona isolate hp1 chromosome 7, ASM1883169v1, whole genome shotgun sequence, the following are encoded in one genomic region:
- the si:ch73-335l21.2 gene encoding RING finger domain-containing protein: MSESRPTPAQTEVPSESPEVECPVCYQEYDQDSKLPRMLECLHVFCTECLRKIQLTPLHPPDPNSAPSISCPLCRHSTPLQGGDAYSLPCNSRILAQLPPVAFRLPASVSARLATVTQRFVLSLGERDTRFIILPTVSLRVEQMGEGAEMVNPPRVLHREIEVLRRHKKTLMCVQVLAVIFWIMFVLTCVIGVVFGPSLFHN; encoded by the coding sequence ATGTCAGAGTCTCGACCGACGCCTGCACAAACTGAGGTGCCTTCAGAGTCTCCAGAGGTGGAGTGTCCAGTCTGCTATCAGGAGTACGACCAGGACTCCAAACTCCCGCGCATGCTGGAATGCCTACACGTCTTCTGCACAGAATGTCTCCGCAAAATCCAGCTCACCCCTTTGCACCCGCCCGACCCCAACAGCGCCCCCTCAATCTCCTGCCCCCTGTGCCGCCACTCCACCCCGCTGCAGGGTGGCGACGCATACTCTCTCCCCTGCAACTCACGGATTCTCGCCCAGCTGCCTCCCGTAGCCTTCCGTCTGCCCGCGTCGGTGTCTGCCCGGCTGGCCACGGTGACCCAGCGCTTCGTGCTATCTCTGGGGGAGAGGGATACCCGATTCATAATCCTGCCCACTGTTAGTCTGAGGGTGGAGCAGATGGGAGAAGGCGCAGAGATGGTAAACCCACCTAGGGTGCTGCATCGAGAGATCGAGGTTCTGAGGAGACACAAGAAGACCCTGATGTGCGTTCAGGTTCTGGCTGTCATCTTCTGGATTATGTTTGTGCTGACTTGTGTGATTGGGGTTGTGTTTGGGCCAAGCCTTTTTCATAATTGA